gccatggtttgtttgggatgatggttttttcctcaaggtaatgtcacagctttcaaatgctctcaatgcaaaagcctactggcgcttgtgattctttagctccgcccacacatcatgcctccagccggtcgtgtttttccgggaaaaatcggtacagactatcagCATTTGCTGCATCAATAGCGTGAGTCTGCATTTATATACATAGGCACTTTATAGCAGTGCACAGTAGAGGCTCCAGACAATTATGATTGGGGGgacaatggggggtcctggtcatttcaagggggtatcatgaaaaccaacaaaaaatacagtggacacggctaagaactgcatattactgctaaacaacaaaaacaacacagtctATCAACTAACtgttactttgtttttaattaatttataattaatttatcaattgcagtttgcaaacaatatgctcaaactttaaaggaaaattaataactcaccctcatgtcgttccaaacccgtgagacctccgtttatctttggaacacagtttaagatattttagatttagtcgagAGCTCTCAgcccctccattgaagctgtgtgaaccatgtgtccatgtccagaaaggtaagaaaaaatcatcaaagtagtccatgtggcatcagagggtcagttagaatttgttgaagcatcgaaaatacattttgttccaaaaaactacgactttattcagaattgtcttctcttgcgggcagtggcgtagccaggggaggggccatgggggcactggcccctcctgaaaactgattggccccccagtgtgcccccacatttctacttgtctgtcactcacaaattcaaattataatctttcagtttagtaaataactcatctgtacttttacttcgttactgtgggcgacgcccctctcgttactttatcttcatgcaataaatgttataaatgcttcagtttattccaaacgcgccgtctacttttctctgggcaatgagcgatgcccattcgccaatgattcattcttttgagtcaattctgttcaaaggcttgatcaaaccaattggcaaacgagtgaattggttcatgaatcagtttgaatgattcgttcagttccctgcctcacgcactgagcgtctgaagcggttcactcagagttgtaacgtttagcATCAACAGCGTTGAAAACGGgactatggaactgcactgaattgaaagcaaatctgcaaaggctattatttgcttgcggtggagatccttattagatgaacaccgcgtgtgctgtctactgtttaacaggtaataacttgggctacattcgattacagtacacgataccactatgacagtagtttgttgtacgtgtgtggcttataacagaggggagtcaagttgaatgcagcttccaaaagacaaaaaatagccgattaagattgtattaattttaattcaatcacaccggtgcgagtacgttcagcaagtcatatcatcagctgttaaattcagatctgtgatcgcttgctggcgctgagccagagatagatGCGTTTTACAgcgttgcgcattataaccaatcacacacggttcgtttgaatgcattggccaatcagaggtgttccgatgagtcatcgctgaaatgccggtgcttccttcactcgctcactgactgactacctctttctggcgaattctctcgtcagaaacaacaaagtgcagatgtgtgtacgaatctataattaagatattgatttcacagtgttaacagtttcagtgattttaatgggagtttctgagagtgattgaaatctagactgtcagtgaaaatgatctttaataatgttaatgttatttgctctctttctgaacaatgaaagattagtagcaatatttatatcacattaactttcaatgttaaattcacatttaatataaagtcagtcgtattaaaaatatgttatggcatgaaacctatatctgttacttaagtaaacagacagggttttataataaattgtagtaaaggctgatgaaatatatacatttacacacgcacacacacattacatacatttatctatatatctaaataaaaataggctccgtatatatgacccaaagtaactaactacttgagtagattttttatccgatactcttttactcttactcaagtaactattcaagactagtacttttacttttacttgagtaaatatttctagaattacttttacttgagtaaagtttttgggtactctacccacctctggacacatgcaaaaacatcgttttttttactggtcaattttgagatttgggcctgtttgtcttcagtaacatatcttctttcagacttgtggtgaaaaaaaagtccaaaatacacatataggtctttatttttctacacctttagtctatttgcgtctgtagattcctaataaattcagttggcgttctaaatcaccatggtgctccgcgattgctgttttataggatccacatattttacatgttaaactaaagctacctttttgaacaagtagctttctaacaaagtatggatatatgatatttttaaatcaatatgctcaagattaattagccttgacataagtagattttgtttattcgtcaatgcaaatttactgcaactgctgctatgcaaattgaatgggacgtggataataaacaaaaacatattatgaaattatattaaatttatagtagttatattaattaattaattgtgtatttatttctatgaattattaatgttattctgattattattatttgtgagttgtacactattcatacattggattattttatttattacagtttttctttcacttttgtaaagtgaaaagttaatacaatttgtatttgattttttttttttttaagagcagtgaataactgctattaaaatataatagggtatcactgtttattactgatttaaaaggttactgaactcttgaaatgatttggatatacagttcaaacaacacaagattggcccctctgtattaatcgtggcccctcttgtgccccccagttgaaaaaatcctagaatcgcccctgcttgcgggtctgttgtgagagcgTTCATtgttgtagtgatgggaagttcggttcttttcggcgaaccggttctttcggatagttcgattcaataaaccagttgccCTCGATGTAATGGACGTCATTGGCGATGCTTGCCCGTCATTTAAGCCTTCTGTTTACCCGCgttcataacattagcacagaatcagttcagaatcattaaaagaatcagtttggttcagacgcgctgtgtctgcttcacgctgaatcacacatgcgcagtatcatcagctcctcggttcttgaatcggacgcgtccgacagaaactgttctcggttcagtgtacgaataaatgtcaaatattaattattattgctctgcgtagtttgaagagacattttttaaatcttcatcccggatatatatatatatatatatatatatatatatatatagcctatatatagtgGCAGTGCACAccatttatttttccttctctCACGTCCTGCACACAGCGTACTGTCTGTGGTGTCTCCCAGTGGACCTGAGCGAGTCTTATTTAAGGGCTTTGTTTCCTGCATTCGAGTGGCTGGGCCCCAAAGCTCTCAAATGGAGGGCGGGTCTCTTGTTTCTGTGTGGAGATTAATCAAACTCTCTCTCTACGCTTCCTCTCAGCTGATAAAGTAGACTGCAGGAGCACAGATAAGATACTCACCCCTCTAGTTCACTACACTTTGAAGAAGAGACAAATTAGATGCCTGTCTCCATTCTGTGCCTTTATTTCCCAATATATGCGTGTACTTAAACTGAACACCAGACATGACTAGAGATCACATTAACTGTTGATTCATTTTTATGTACCTGTATCCAACTGTTGCTACACAAACACAATGCACATTCACTCAATACAGTATAATGTAGTTGTCATTTtggacataaaaaaacaaaacaaaaagaaaggttttcCAGGTGCAATTTAGTTTGGCacgtataaaaacatttttgctttgGTTCTGCACTGATATTAgactgttccaaaacctagttcTAGTTTCTTCTGGTATACTGCCTACAAAAGTATTATCGTGGAACACTGTGGATGATGCAAGTGATTTGGATTGATTAACATAAGTGTCAATTCCACACTAAAGATTCCAAAGGTATTGGAATCCACTATGATTCTTGAAGTTGCCTTTTCCATAAATGATGAATTTCAGTGCTGCTTTGGTGTTACAGTAAAACACAGTTCAATTAAAACCAGAATAATTATGATTCCTGCTTAAATGGCTATGATACCTTGAAATGTGTGCTAGGATTTGGAACAGTGCCATTGTCTGCAGAACGCATACATTAGTGTTCAAAAGTCTGGAGTCAGTAAGCTTTAAGTtttaggaaattaatacttttatttagcaagaattcattaaattaatcaaaagtgatttgtatttcacataaatgctgttcttttggacattttttaatcattaaagaaTCCAGGAAAAAGTCATCAAGATTGgatgcattgaaaataaatgcttcttgAAAAACAAATGAGCATATTTGATCAAGTGACAttgtagactggagtaatggctgcttgaTTTCAcagaaataacataaaatatttaatatacattaataaaaataataaatagaaaagagttgcaattatatatcacaatataatttttttaaactgtattttttctcaaataaatgcagccttggtgagcatatgaggcttctttcaaaaacataaaaaatatacaaaacaaatcttacctaccccaaatttttgaacaataatgtaaaaaagtataattttaataaagaaacatttgcccagttcattaaattaaataaaaacaattttaaaagtagctACATATGAACCTCAAATCTTCTTGATAGCTTCTTGGGCTGTTTTTTGACGTCAAACAGAAATCACCTCAACAGCAACTTTTTGAGAAAGGCATCAAGATGGCATAAATTTATGAGACACATATTTAAATACTTCTCTGCTTAGCAgagttaaaatttaaataatcctCTCATAGTCCCGTTCCTTTCATGGGTATTTCCACAGAATGCTTCCTAGAAGACTGTATTTCCATTTCAAAACAACCAGTTCACAGCTGATATCCAACCACTCTAGAAGTCTTTTTAAAGCTGTCCAATCAGGTCGCTTCCATTTCCACATCTCCATGAATGTCCACTACAAGTTTTCATAACAAGGTTGAGGGCTTCTCCTGTGACTCTGAGGGCTTCATGCAGACTGACAGCGTGATCGGCCCGCTGTTTCATCAGAGCCTGTGCGGAGTTTGGTGGGCGAGGGGGGTCAGTCCTCTTTTGGCTCCTGCCGCACACGGGCCCTGAGGTCTCCTGTGTGGAGCAGGGTTCTGCCGTGGTTCTCCTTACACAGGTTCTGATCAGCTCCAGCTGGCGTTGTGCAGTTCATCTCTGAGCCAAATGGGCAGAGGCTGACCCAGACGTTTCAACATCCTGAGTAACTCCACGTTCTGCTCGCGGTAATACTCCGACAGGAACACCCTTGACTGGAGAGAGGAACAATTCAGTGGGAGTTACACATACATTCATGGAGGAAAAACTATGACATTCAAAATGATGAGAAAAATCAATAatgacataagtcaaaattagaaaaaaatttttttgacaaaaagttataattatgtataattagtAAAAATTATTACTTCTTTCTTTTGTCATCTCATAATTCTACAAAAGGTTGCAATTGTAAGATTTGAGACAAGTCAATTATTAaagacaaaattataaaaatgacagttATTGTGAGACTAgtacaaaaaaattatgataaatttgcctttttatatcaaaattatacatttgtcaattttttactttataattttgATTTGTCAATCAACTAAAATCAAATGTCAATTTCAACTTTTTCTTAGaagtttgaaaatgtaatttgttcaaaatatgagattttttgttttgtttacttttatataattttatatctcATGAACAAATGACATTGTAAAAATTCTGAGCAAAAGTTGAAATagtgagaaattaaaaaaaattaaaataaaacacttgtcAGTTAtactttttatctcagaattttTAGTAATAATTGAAATCAAGTCAAATCCTGAGATAAAGTCAAAAAGAAGATTTTCATGTCATAATTGACTTTTGTCACAATTTACaaatattgactttttatttaagatttacatttactcatGTGGCAGATATGGGCTTCTATACATACACAATGTACACAATGCACAACATAcattaaattaacaaatgtaaatggattttttttagcATCTACACACTAGGCTGGACATAAAAGAAATCACAAGGGGGAAAAGGATGTGACCAAATACTGCAACACACTGATCAGCACTCGGTGACTGAAATTAAGTTGTATTTGAAATCTAATTTGCTCTATTCCCACTTGAATTCAACCGGACTCTCAAAAATAGATCTTATACATTCCGTTCCATCAGCTTTCTTGCAGCCAGTTATAGAGAGGAAAACAGAACTAAATAAACTCGACTGGCTAGAACTgaaacgcgatgtctatttttgtTCAGTTACATTATATCCATCTTATCTTCATATCTGGAGCTCTGATGTAGAGAAGTGATCAGTACCTCCAGGCTCATTTCTGGATACTTCCTTCCTTTGCTCTTTCCCAGACAGCGAGTACGTCCTGCCTCCAGTTTCTGACACCAGAAACCTTTACTCTCGTCAAACCTTTAAATAGAGAGCAGGAACTAGTTCAATCTCTTAtaataagacttaaaaaaaaaaaaaacattttgtatctAATCCAATTAAATGCTTTAGTTTTTTAGAAAATCACATACAATTTTAAGGTCATATATTTGTAATTCAAATGTGATTAAATAGAATCCAGGATTAAAACTATCAGTCCTGTAGCAAATCTAGCTGTAGAAACTAAGTGTTCTGGAATCTGGGTGTGCAGTAAGAATCAAAGCTCATACGTCAGCGCTTGTGTGTAGTTATAGTACGGTGTGACTCCGAGGAACTTCTGAATGCCATCCATCAGCTGAGCAGGACTGGAGCGCAGCTGCACACCATCCACGATCAGCAGCTGTTCGCAGGATAAAACACACGTCACACACACTGATGCAGCTCAACACACCTGCTCAAGACTGTTATGGGTTGATTTTGAATGAGTGCAGGTTCACTTCCAGCACTCTGAAGACTTTAAGAAGCTCAAACTTTTGTGTGTGAATATTCTAGATTACCTCTCAAAATAATGCAAAGTTGTATAAACACATAGTTTACAGTaataaaccccccccccccaaaaaaaacggGGTCCTGGGGTCCACTAGGGGGCCTCAGCAAATTAACAAGGGGGCTTCAAGATTACTTAACTTGAAATATGACAAAACAAGCATCAAAACAAgctaaaactgattaaaaagcTAGACCTCGAAAAAGACCTGTAAAGAAATAGCAGCTCATTAAtctatatgcatttatttgtgcgTTTTGTAAAtttacactacttttcaaaagtttggggtcactatgttttttttaatacctttattcagcaagtatacatttaatttatctaaagtgacagcaaagacatttataatcttacaaaatatgtatatttaaaaaaatgctattgtttttttttataataaattatttttcttttctttttgtctttaagTATTacgtgtttccaaaaatattaagcagctccaCTGTTTCAAAATGTAGGATCAAATGACACTGATGAGTGAAATAATGGCTGCGTAAAAAAAtgagctttgcaatcacaggtataaatgtaatttttagaaccattattttaaatagcaaaagcattgcaaaataaaaattttttactgtattttttatcaaacaaatgcatccTCAATGAGCATCAGACTTattgcaaaaacataaaataaataaataaataaaaaactcttaCCAAACCTGCTTTTGAACATAGCATGTATTCTTCAAGTTCTGCCAAATATTTTATCGGTAGAAACtgtgtaataattttttatattgtaaaattttttcattaaaacattacttattaaTTTCACTAAGagataaacta
The sequence above is a segment of the Carassius auratus strain Wakin unplaced genomic scaffold, ASM336829v1 scaf_tig00000450, whole genome shotgun sequence genome. Coding sequences within it:
- the LOC113069000 gene encoding bifunctional heparan sulfate N-deacetylase/N-sulfotransferase 3-like, whose product is MDFFPVPSNISTDFLFEKSANYFDTEVAPKRAAALLPRAKIISILINPADRAYSWYQHQRAHQDPVALNHTFHEVISAGPSSPAALQSLHRRCLQPGAYSSHLERWLHHYQPSQLLIVDGVQLRSSPAQLMDGIQKFLGVTPYYNYTQALTFDESKGFWCQKLEAGRTRCLGKSKGRKYPEMSLESRVFLSEYYREQNVELLRMLKRLGQPLPIWLRDELHNASWS